In Topomyia yanbarensis strain Yona2022 chromosome 2, ASM3024719v1, whole genome shotgun sequence, one DNA window encodes the following:
- the LOC131681688 gene encoding mucin-2 isoform X2, which translates to MNKIIIWLMITVALSINYLATAQEDNPCRGNEEGVLKVPDPNDCNRFFICIREEPFPAECGDGLIFDVLTGNCNHDLVSVCIKELESPPTPSGPGEETTAPGVTTTDASEDTTTTPAPPAPTPSPATTTISEAPTPSPTTTTTTPLTTTTTPLTTTTTPPTTTTTPPTTTTTTTPTASPTTTSTTQAPTTARPPGTPDCAVYEEFYAPHPDCTMYYRCFFGRLFVMSCPPNQHWNQEQLFCDHIWNVPCPSSWKF; encoded by the exons atgaataaaatcataA TTTGGCTTATGATAACCGTTGCTCTAAGCATAAATTATCTAGCAACAGCACAGGAAGATAACCCATGCCGAGGAAACGAGGAAGGAGTACTTAAAGTTCCCGATCCGAACGATTGCAACCGCTTCTTCATCTGCATACGCGAGGAACCTTTTCCTGCGGAATGCGGTGATGGATTGATATTCGACGTTCTCACTGGCAACTGCAATCACGATTTGGTGTCAGTATGTATTAAAGAGCTTGAAAGTCCACCAACACCTTCCGGTCCAGGCGAAGAAACAACAGCGCCAGGAGTGACAACAACGGACGCTTCAGAAGATACCACGACAACACCAGCTCCCCCAGCTCCAACACCTTCACCAGCAACAACGACTATATCTGAAGCTCCAACTCCTTCACCAACTACTACGACGACTACCCCGCTAACAACGACGACGACTCCGCTAACAACGACGACGACACCgccgacaacgacgacgaccccgccgacgacgacaacgacaacAACACCAACTGCATCACCCACCACCACATCAACCACGCAAGCTCCCACCACCGCTCGTCCACCCGGAACACCCGATTGTGCAGTGTATGAAGAATTCTATGCTCCACACCCGGATTGCACCATGTATTATCGCTGTTTCTTCGGACGTCTGTTCGTGATGTCGTGTCCCCCTAATCAACACTGGAACCAGGAACAGCTCTTCTGTGATCACATATGGAATGTCCCGTGTCCATCATCGTGGAAATTCTAA
- the LOC131681688 gene encoding mucin-2 isoform X1, translating into MNKIIKVWLMITVALSINYLATAQEDNPCRGNEEGVLKVPDPNDCNRFFICIREEPFPAECGDGLIFDVLTGNCNHDLVSVCIKELESPPTPSGPGEETTAPGVTTTDASEDTTTTPAPPAPTPSPATTTISEAPTPSPTTTTTTPLTTTTTPLTTTTTPPTTTTTPPTTTTTTTPTASPTTTSTTQAPTTARPPGTPDCAVYEEFYAPHPDCTMYYRCFFGRLFVMSCPPNQHWNQEQLFCDHIWNVPCPSSWKF; encoded by the exons atgaataaaatcataA AAGTTTGGCTTATGATAACCGTTGCTCTAAGCATAAATTATCTAGCAACAGCACAGGAAGATAACCCATGCCGAGGAAACGAGGAAGGAGTACTTAAAGTTCCCGATCCGAACGATTGCAACCGCTTCTTCATCTGCATACGCGAGGAACCTTTTCCTGCGGAATGCGGTGATGGATTGATATTCGACGTTCTCACTGGCAACTGCAATCACGATTTGGTGTCAGTATGTATTAAAGAGCTTGAAAGTCCACCAACACCTTCCGGTCCAGGCGAAGAAACAACAGCGCCAGGAGTGACAACAACGGACGCTTCAGAAGATACCACGACAACACCAGCTCCCCCAGCTCCAACACCTTCACCAGCAACAACGACTATATCTGAAGCTCCAACTCCTTCACCAACTACTACGACGACTACCCCGCTAACAACGACGACGACTCCGCTAACAACGACGACGACACCgccgacaacgacgacgaccccgccgacgacgacaacgacaacAACACCAACTGCATCACCCACCACCACATCAACCACGCAAGCTCCCACCACCGCTCGTCCACCCGGAACACCCGATTGTGCAGTGTATGAAGAATTCTATGCTCCACACCCGGATTGCACCATGTATTATCGCTGTTTCTTCGGACGTCTGTTCGTGATGTCGTGTCCCCCTAATCAACACTGGAACCAGGAACAGCTCTTCTGTGATCACATATGGAATGTCCCGTGTCCATCATCGTGGAAATTCTAA